One stretch of Streptomyces agglomeratus DNA includes these proteins:
- a CDS encoding MIP/aquaporin family protein, giving the protein MSNGDIFIGEVIGTAILILFGAGVCAAVTLNHSKAKASGWIVISFGWGMAVLAGAYTAAPLSGGHLNPAVTVGIAVDTGEWGKVWVYVLGQMAGAMLGAVLAYLVYYAQFAANRDEEKALPTLGIFSTIPEIRSPAANLVTEIIATVGLVLPVLAFGLTEGLGESGTQVLIVALLVVGIGLSLGGPTGYAINPARDLGPRIVHAALPIPNKGTSDWGYAWVPVAGPLIGGALSGLIYNAAF; this is encoded by the coding sequence ATGAGCAACGGGGACATCTTCATTGGTGAGGTCATCGGCACCGCCATCCTGATCCTGTTCGGCGCCGGTGTGTGCGCCGCGGTCACGCTCAACCATTCCAAGGCGAAGGCCTCGGGTTGGATCGTCATCTCCTTCGGATGGGGCATGGCCGTGCTGGCCGGGGCGTACACCGCCGCTCCGCTGTCAGGCGGGCATCTTAATCCCGCGGTGACCGTGGGCATCGCCGTCGACACCGGCGAATGGGGCAAGGTCTGGGTCTACGTGCTCGGGCAGATGGCGGGCGCGATGCTCGGGGCCGTACTCGCGTATCTCGTGTACTACGCCCAGTTCGCCGCCAACCGGGACGAGGAAAAGGCTCTGCCGACTCTGGGGATCTTCTCCACCATTCCGGAGATCCGCAGCCCTGCGGCCAACCTGGTCACCGAGATCATCGCGACGGTGGGACTGGTGCTGCCCGTCCTGGCGTTCGGGCTCACCGAGGGGCTCGGCGAGTCGGGCACACAGGTGCTGATCGTGGCCCTCCTGGTCGTCGGCATCGGTCTCTCGCTCGGCGGCCCCACGGGGTACGCGATCAATCCGGCCCGCGACCTGGGGCCGCGCATCGTCCACGCCGCACTGCCGATCCCGAACAAGGGGACGTCCGACTGGGGTTACGCCTGGGTGCCCGTGGCGGGCCCGCTGATCGGCGGCGCCCTGTCGGGTCTGATCTACAACGCGGCCTTCTGA
- a CDS encoding DUF962 domain-containing protein — MQQRTFDSYEEFWPYYVAMHSRAATRWVHLTGTLTGLAVTVYGLTRGRKRYAAALPLIGYGAAWPAHFLIEKNNPATFGHPVWSLRGDVQMIRMMLAGRDRELAETAAKWLAEND, encoded by the coding sequence ATGCAGCAGCGGACTTTCGATTCGTACGAGGAATTCTGGCCCTACTACGTGGCGATGCACTCCAGGGCAGCGACCCGGTGGGTGCATCTCACCGGCACCCTCACCGGCCTCGCCGTCACCGTGTACGGCCTGACGCGTGGCCGGAAGCGGTACGCCGCCGCCCTGCCGCTCATCGGGTACGGCGCGGCCTGGCCGGCTCACTTCCTGATCGAGAAGAACAATCCGGCCACCTTCGGGCACCCCGTCTGGTCGCTGCGCGGTGACGTACAGATGATCCGGATGATGCTGGCGGGCCGTGACAGGGAACTCGCCGAGACCGCCGCCAAGTGGCTCGCGGAGAACGACTGA
- a CDS encoding M15 family metallopeptidase, giving the protein MTRLASALRALATAATLLAVTAASPAAHARPEPKAPREFASLRSVDPTIMQEMRYTTAHNFVGAPVDGYRQPVCILTRPAANALHEAQRKLLRRGYSLKVYDCYRPQRAVDHFVRWAKDLDDEEMKAEFYPHVAKSRLFADGYIAEKSGHSRGSTVDLTLVRLPAKATRRYVPGERLVPCYAPKDERFPDNSVDMGTGYDCFDTLSHTDDPRIQGIQRANRHLLKGVLGELGFVNLPEEWWHFTYKPEPFPDTFFDFPVARRSVAGH; this is encoded by the coding sequence ATGACACGACTTGCCTCCGCTCTGCGTGCCCTGGCCACCGCCGCCACGCTGCTCGCCGTGACCGCGGCCTCCCCGGCGGCGCACGCGAGGCCCGAACCGAAGGCCCCTAGGGAGTTCGCGTCCCTGCGGTCCGTTGATCCGACGATCATGCAGGAGATGCGCTACACCACCGCGCACAATTTCGTGGGCGCTCCCGTCGACGGCTACCGGCAGCCTGTCTGCATACTCACCAGGCCGGCGGCCAACGCTCTGCACGAGGCACAGAGGAAGCTGCTGCGCCGTGGCTATTCGCTCAAGGTGTACGACTGCTACCGGCCGCAGCGGGCCGTGGACCACTTCGTGCGGTGGGCGAAGGATCTCGACGACGAGGAGATGAAGGCGGAGTTCTATCCGCATGTCGCCAAATCGCGTCTGTTCGCGGACGGGTACATCGCGGAGAAGTCGGGTCACAGCCGGGGCAGCACTGTCGACCTGACGCTGGTGAGGCTTCCCGCGAAGGCCACGAGGCGGTACGTCCCCGGCGAGCGGCTCGTACCGTGCTATGCGCCCAAGGATGAACGGTTCCCGGACAACTCAGTCGACATGGGGACCGGTTACGACTGCTTCGACACGCTGTCCCACACGGACGACCCGCGCATCCAGGGCATTCAACGCGCCAATCGGCACCTGCTGAAGGGGGTGCTCGGTGAGCTGGGCTTCGTGAATCTCCCCGAGGAGTGGTGGCACTTCACTTACAAGCCCGAGCCGTTCCCCGACACGTTCTTCGACTTCCCCGTAGCCCGCCGGTCGGTGGCCGGGCACTGA
- a CDS encoding NUDIX domain-containing protein produces the protein MAPPSIRSTAPGERAIGYSPRVSVPTKKPVRDSHCSSCGAPYRSADGWPRTCAGCGDTAYRNPLPVAVALLPVRDGQDTGLIVVTRAIEPRFGGTALPGGFIDHGEDWRHAVVRELGEETGIEAAAGQVRLADALSSPAGHLLLFGLLPERAAAGLPPSAPTAETTGWHLLREPAELAFPLHTEAVRRWFAGSYRHSD, from the coding sequence ATGGCACCTCCGTCTATCAGGTCAACGGCCCCCGGGGAAAGGGCCATCGGATACAGTCCGCGCGTGTCCGTACCCACGAAGAAGCCCGTCAGGGACTCCCACTGCTCCAGCTGCGGAGCGCCGTACCGGTCGGCCGATGGCTGGCCCCGCACCTGCGCCGGCTGCGGCGACACCGCCTATCGCAACCCGCTGCCTGTCGCTGTAGCCCTCCTGCCCGTACGTGATGGACAGGACACGGGACTGATCGTCGTCACCCGCGCCATCGAGCCCCGGTTCGGGGGAACCGCGCTGCCCGGCGGTTTCATCGACCACGGCGAGGACTGGCGTCACGCGGTCGTACGCGAACTCGGCGAGGAGACGGGCATCGAGGCGGCGGCAGGACAGGTACGCCTCGCCGACGCGCTGAGCTCTCCGGCCGGCCACCTGCTCCTCTTCGGACTGCTCCCCGAACGCGCAGCCGCCGGCCTGCCCCCTTCCGCTCCCACCGCCGAGACGACCGGCTGGCACCTCCTGCGCGAACCAGCCGAGCTGGCCTTCCCCCTGCACACCGAAGCGGTACGCCGCTGGTTCGCGGGCAGCTACCGCCACTCGGACTGA
- a CDS encoding glycoside hydrolase family 31 protein, translated as MDGRDLVRSIRLIGTVRWPRFARSAVRRSRTDARGPVRRGAERARVPGELAGAEPQPGGGVMRFARSELRVMVAAGGAVFWGWDGAGPEPSYALAGACPGPDTRAELEPDKDGGWQVVSERLTVAVSRHGAVEVRTPGGAVLRRDLPPRWWEPIGGGTGRWLQRSEVPADARFFGLGGRSSGLRLRDGTYPLGHSGPGGRLEPGDGSGPVAMPVRLVVSDAGTHLVFHDSAWEGRVTLREGVEGDGSGHDRPGISELRMDGGPLRCWVVAGTPARVLRGWTALTGAPALPPSWALGPQHVWRGDCGEQEVRRIVDGYGERGLPLSVLHVDGCEGLPGLPRLAGELREAGVRLVSVVRPGVGVVPGNALYESGKTVGAFLRDVRGNEVRGALGSGACVYPDFTAPRARAWWGSLYEERLAQGFSGVWHEMNEPVSRAIGGPALSRAARLDLEGRGGDHREARNVYGLGMARAGYEALRNGRSRERPFLVSRSGWAGIQMYGGVCAGEVPTGWPGLRAALSLVLGLGLCGVPYAGTDVPGAGETSSAELYLRWFQLGSHLPLFRTGAAVASGHGEPWAFGPQVLGHVKATLAARERLLPYFVTLSHLARLTGAPYVRPVWWGAPEERALRDCEDAFLLGDCLLVAPVLESGADRRAVRLPRGRWYDTATGKAYDGPGRVLLEAPLSRIPVLARAGAVIPVRGEDGGLALEVWTPVAGRTGGGLLVKDPGDGWERAEVERFTTRTTGSGRVVVERKGGGDVGLPVLVRGG; from the coding sequence ATGGACGGTCGTGACCTGGTGCGCTCGATAAGACTGATCGGCACGGTGCGGTGGCCGCGCTTCGCGCGGTCCGCTGTGCGGCGGAGTCGTACGGATGCCCGGGGGCCGGTGCGGCGGGGGGCCGAGCGGGCGAGGGTGCCCGGAGAGCTGGCGGGCGCGGAGCCGCAGCCGGGTGGCGGAGTGATGCGTTTCGCCCGTTCCGAGCTGCGGGTGATGGTCGCGGCGGGCGGGGCGGTGTTCTGGGGCTGGGACGGCGCGGGTCCTGAGCCGTCGTACGCGCTCGCCGGTGCGTGCCCCGGGCCGGACACCAGGGCGGAGCTGGAGCCCGACAAGGACGGCGGCTGGCAGGTCGTGTCGGAGCGGCTCACGGTCGCCGTCTCCCGGCACGGCGCCGTCGAGGTCCGCACGCCGGGTGGTGCGGTGCTCCGCAGGGACCTGCCGCCGCGCTGGTGGGAGCCGATCGGGGGCGGGACCGGGCGCTGGCTCCAGCGCAGCGAGGTGCCCGCCGACGCGAGGTTCTTCGGGCTGGGCGGGCGGTCTTCGGGGCTCCGGCTGCGGGATGGCACGTACCCCTTGGGGCATTCCGGTCCCGGCGGGAGGCTGGAGCCGGGTGACGGCTCCGGCCCCGTCGCCATGCCCGTGCGGCTGGTGGTGTCCGACGCCGGGACGCACCTCGTCTTCCACGACAGCGCGTGGGAGGGCAGGGTGACGCTTCGGGAGGGCGTGGAGGGCGACGGGTCGGGCCACGACCGGCCGGGCATCAGTGAGCTGCGGATGGACGGGGGGCCGCTGCGCTGCTGGGTGGTCGCCGGGACGCCGGCGCGCGTGCTGCGGGGCTGGACCGCGCTCACGGGTGCGCCGGCGTTGCCGCCGTCGTGGGCGCTGGGTCCGCAGCATGTGTGGCGGGGGGACTGCGGTGAACAGGAGGTGCGGCGGATCGTCGACGGTTACGGGGAGCGCGGGCTGCCGCTGTCCGTACTGCACGTGGACGGCTGTGAGGGTCTTCCTGGGCTGCCGCGGCTCGCCGGGGAGCTCAGGGAGGCGGGGGTGCGGCTGGTCTCGGTTGTCCGGCCCGGTGTGGGGGTCGTGCCCGGGAACGCGTTGTACGAGAGCGGAAAGACCGTGGGGGCGTTCCTGCGCGACGTGCGGGGAAACGAGGTGCGCGGTGCTCTCGGGTCCGGGGCATGCGTGTATCCCGATTTCACCGCTCCACGCGCGCGTGCCTGGTGGGGATCGCTGTACGAGGAGCGCCTCGCCCAGGGGTTCTCCGGCGTATGGCACGAGATGAATGAACCGGTCTCCCGTGCGATCGGTGGGCCGGCGCTTTCGCGCGCCGCCCGGCTCGATCTGGAGGGCCGAGGTGGCGATCACCGGGAGGCGCGCAACGTCTACGGGCTTGGGATGGCTCGCGCCGGTTACGAGGCCCTGCGAAACGGCCGTTCCCGGGAACGGCCGTTTCTTGTCTCCCGCTCCGGATGGGCCGGCATACAGATGTACGGCGGTGTCTGTGCCGGGGAGGTGCCCACGGGCTGGCCCGGGCTGCGTGCCGCGCTCTCCCTGGTGCTCGGTCTCGGGTTGTGCGGGGTGCCGTACGCGGGAACCGATGTGCCGGGGGCCGGTGAGACGTCTTCCGCCGAGCTGTATCTGCGGTGGTTCCAGCTGGGCTCACACCTGCCCTTGTTCCGTACGGGGGCGGCGGTCGCCTCGGGGCACGGGGAGCCGTGGGCGTTCGGTCCGCAGGTGCTCGGACACGTGAAGGCGACGCTCGCCGCACGGGAACGGCTGCTGCCGTACTTCGTCACGCTGTCCCATCTCGCCCGCCTCACCGGCGCGCCTTATGTGCGCCCCGTGTGGTGGGGTGCCCCCGAGGAGCGGGCGTTGCGGGACTGCGAGGACGCCTTTCTGCTCGGGGACTGCCTGCTGGTCGCTCCCGTGCTGGAAAGCGGGGCGGACCGCAGAGCGGTGCGTCTGCCGCGCGGCCGGTGGTACGACACGGCCACCGGCAAGGCGTACGACGGCCCCGGCCGGGTGCTTCTTGAGGCACCGCTGTCGCGCATCCCCGTGCTGGCCAGGGCCGGCGCCGTGATTCCCGTGCGTGGTGAAGACGGTGGATTGGCGCTCGAGGTGTGGACGCCTGTTGCCGGGCGTACCGGGGGCGGGCTTCTCGTAAAGGACCCAGGGGACGGCTGGGAGCGCGCGGAAGTCGAGCGGTTCACGACGCGGACCACTGGTAGTGGCCGGGTGGTGGTGGAGCGGAAGGGTGGTGGGGACGTGGGGCTGCCTGTGCTCGTGCGGGGCGGCTGA
- a CDS encoding acetoacetate--CoA ligase, which translates to MSSAANTAPLWQPDADRIAAAAVTRFQSWAAERYGAPADGGYAALHRWSVDELDTFWKAVADWFDVRFSSPYETVLADRSMPGARWFPGATLNYAEHALRTAEDPSRADDPALLYVDETHEPTPVSWSELRRQVGSLAAELRTLGVRPGDRVSGYLPNIPQATVALLATAAVGGVWTSCAPDFGARSVLDRFQQVEPVVLFAVDGYRYGGKEHDRTATVEELRRELPTLRAVVHIPLLGTEAPEGAVDWSALTSADTEPVFEQVPFEHPLWVLYSSGTTGLPKAIVQSQGGILLEHFKQIGLHCDLGPGDRFFWYTSTGWMMWNFLVSGLLTGTTVVLYDGSPGYPGTGAQWRVAELTGATLFGTSAAYVMACAKAEVHPARDYDLSRITCVATTGSPLPPDGFRWLHDEVASDLWIASVSGGTDVCSCFAGAVPTLPVHIGELQAACLGTDLQAWDPQGKPLTGEVGELVVTNPMPSMPVHFWNDPDGSRYHDSYFDTYPGVWRHGDWITITDHGSVVIHGRSDSTLNRQGVRMGSADIYEVVERLPEIRESLVIGLEEPDGGYWMPLFVHLAQGASLDDALRTRIKQAIRTELSPRHVPDEIIEVPGVPHTLTGKRIEVPVKRLLQGTPLAKAVNPGSVDNLQLLHFYEALARTRR; encoded by the coding sequence ATGTCCTCAGCAGCGAACACCGCGCCCCTCTGGCAGCCGGACGCGGACCGCATCGCAGCCGCCGCCGTCACCCGCTTCCAGAGCTGGGCGGCCGAGCGGTACGGAGCACCCGCCGACGGCGGGTACGCGGCGCTGCACCGCTGGTCCGTCGACGAGCTCGACACCTTCTGGAAGGCCGTCGCCGACTGGTTCGACGTGCGCTTCTCCAGCCCGTACGAAACGGTCCTCGCGGACCGCTCCATGCCGGGCGCCCGGTGGTTCCCGGGAGCCACCCTCAACTACGCGGAACACGCCCTGAGAACGGCCGAAGACCCTTCCCGCGCGGACGACCCCGCCCTCCTGTACGTCGACGAGACCCACGAACCGACCCCGGTGAGCTGGTCCGAGCTGCGCCGTCAGGTGGGTTCACTCGCCGCCGAACTGCGCACCCTCGGCGTACGTCCCGGCGACCGCGTCAGCGGCTACCTCCCCAACATCCCCCAGGCCACCGTCGCCCTGCTCGCCACGGCCGCCGTCGGCGGGGTGTGGACCTCCTGCGCCCCCGATTTCGGTGCCCGCAGCGTCCTCGACCGCTTCCAGCAGGTCGAGCCCGTCGTCCTGTTCGCCGTCGACGGCTACCGTTACGGCGGCAAGGAACACGACCGTACGGCCACCGTCGAGGAGCTCCGCCGCGAGCTGCCCACCCTGCGCGCCGTCGTCCACATTCCGCTGCTCGGCACCGAAGCCCCCGAAGGCGCCGTCGACTGGTCCGCACTCACCTCCGCCGACACGGAACCGGTCTTCGAGCAGGTCCCCTTCGAGCACCCCCTGTGGGTCCTGTACTCCTCCGGCACGACCGGTCTCCCGAAGGCCATCGTGCAGTCCCAGGGCGGCATCCTCCTGGAGCACTTCAAGCAGATCGGCCTGCACTGCGACCTCGGGCCCGGCGACCGCTTCTTCTGGTACACCTCCACCGGCTGGATGATGTGGAACTTCCTCGTCTCCGGTCTCCTCACGGGCACCACGGTCGTCCTGTACGACGGAAGCCCGGGCTACCCGGGTACGGGCGCCCAGTGGCGCGTCGCCGAGCTCACCGGCGCCACCCTCTTCGGCACCTCGGCCGCGTACGTCATGGCCTGCGCCAAGGCCGAGGTCCACCCCGCACGTGACTACGACCTCTCCCGCATCACGTGCGTGGCCACCACCGGATCACCGCTCCCGCCCGACGGTTTCCGATGGCTCCACGACGAAGTCGCGTCCGATCTCTGGATCGCGTCCGTCAGCGGCGGCACGGACGTTTGCAGCTGCTTCGCCGGCGCGGTCCCCACCCTCCCCGTCCACATCGGGGAACTCCAGGCCGCCTGCCTGGGCACCGACCTCCAGGCCTGGGACCCGCAGGGCAAGCCGCTCACCGGCGAAGTCGGCGAACTGGTGGTCACCAACCCCATGCCCTCCATGCCGGTCCACTTCTGGAACGACCCCGACGGCAGCCGGTACCACGACAGCTACTTCGACACGTATCCCGGCGTCTGGCGACACGGCGACTGGATCACCATCACCGACCACGGCTCGGTGGTCATCCACGGCCGCTCCGACTCCACGCTCAACCGCCAGGGCGTCCGTATGGGCTCGGCCGACATCTATGAGGTGGTCGAGCGCCTTCCCGAAATCAGGGAATCCCTCGTCATCGGGCTCGAAGAGCCCGACGGCGGTTACTGGATGCCGCTCTTCGTCCACCTCGCACAGGGCGCTTCCCTGGACGACGCCCTGCGGACCCGCATCAAGCAGGCCATCCGCACCGAGCTCTCCCCCCGTCACGTCCCCGACGAGATCATCGAAGTGCCCGGCGTCCCCCACACCCTCACCGGCAAGCGCATCGAAGTACCAGTGAAGCGGCTGCTCCAGGGCACGCCGCTCGCCAAGGCGGTCAACCCCGGCTCGGTCGACAACCTGCAACTCCTGCACTTCTACGAGGCCCTGGCCCGCACTCGCCGCTGA
- the ptsP gene encoding phosphoenolpyruvate--protein phosphotransferase, protein METTLRGVGVSHGVAIGEVRHMGTAVLEPPAKQIPAEEAEREQGRARQAVEAVAADLIARGNLAGGEAQHVLEAQAMMAQDPELMADVDRRIAVGSTAERGVYDAFAAYRALLANAGEYLAGRVADLDDVRNRIVARLLGVPMPGVPDSDEPYVLIARDLAPADTALLDPTLVLGFVTEEGGPTSHSAILARALGVPAVVALPGAGELAEGTVVAVDGSTGEIFVEPTAEKRAELEAAAAARRAALSASTGPGATSDGHKVPLLANIGGPGDVPAAVEAGAEGVGLFRTEFLFLDDSKQAPSEEKQVEAYRTVLEAFPEGRVVVRVLDAGADKPLEFLTPAEEPNPALGVRGLRSLLEHPDVLRTQLTALAKAVEGLPVYLEVMAPMVADRTDAKAFADACRAAGLQAKFGAMVEIPSAALRARSILQEVEFLSLGTNDLAQYTFAADRQVGAVSRLQDPWQPALLDLVAASAEAAKAEGKSCGVCGEAAADPLLACVLTGLGVTSLSMGAKAIPYVRATLAKHTLAQCERAAAAARATDTADEARAAAQAVLSGE, encoded by the coding sequence ATGGAGACAACGCTGCGAGGCGTCGGCGTGAGCCACGGTGTGGCGATCGGCGAGGTTCGGCACATGGGCACGGCGGTTCTGGAGCCGCCGGCCAAGCAGATTCCCGCGGAAGAGGCGGAGCGCGAACAGGGGCGCGCCCGTCAGGCCGTGGAGGCTGTTGCGGCGGACCTCATTGCGCGGGGCAACCTGGCGGGCGGCGAAGCACAGCATGTGCTCGAGGCGCAGGCCATGATGGCGCAGGATCCTGAGCTCATGGCCGATGTGGACCGGCGCATCGCCGTGGGGAGCACGGCGGAGCGCGGGGTGTACGACGCCTTTGCCGCATACCGTGCACTGCTGGCCAACGCCGGTGAGTACCTGGCAGGCCGCGTCGCGGACCTGGACGACGTGCGGAACCGTATCGTCGCCCGTCTGCTGGGCGTGCCGATGCCCGGGGTGCCGGACAGTGACGAGCCGTACGTACTGATCGCGCGGGATCTCGCTCCTGCCGACACGGCGCTGCTCGACCCGACGCTCGTGCTCGGCTTCGTGACCGAGGAAGGCGGGCCGACCAGCCACAGCGCGATCCTGGCGCGGGCGCTGGGGGTGCCCGCCGTCGTGGCTCTGCCCGGCGCCGGCGAGCTGGCCGAGGGCACGGTCGTCGCGGTGGACGGCAGCACGGGCGAGATCTTCGTCGAGCCCACGGCCGAGAAGCGTGCCGAACTCGAGGCCGCTGCCGCCGCGCGGCGGGCAGCGCTCTCGGCCTCGACGGGCCCTGGCGCAACGTCCGACGGCCACAAGGTGCCGCTGCTCGCCAACATCGGCGGTCCCGGCGATGTGCCGGCCGCGGTCGAGGCCGGCGCCGAGGGTGTGGGGCTGTTCCGTACGGAGTTCCTCTTCCTTGACGACAGCAAGCAGGCGCCGTCGGAGGAGAAGCAGGTCGAGGCGTACCGCACGGTTCTCGAGGCGTTCCCCGAGGGTCGTGTGGTCGTGCGCGTGCTGGACGCGGGCGCGGACAAGCCGCTGGAATTCCTGACGCCGGCCGAGGAGCCGAACCCGGCGCTGGGTGTGCGGGGGCTGCGGTCGCTGCTCGAGCACCCGGACGTGCTGCGTACGCAGCTCACCGCGCTGGCGAAGGCCGTGGAGGGCCTCCCGGTGTACCTCGAGGTCATGGCGCCGATGGTGGCGGACCGTACGGACGCCAAGGCCTTCGCCGATGCGTGCCGCGCGGCCGGGCTCCAGGCGAAGTTCGGCGCGATGGTCGAGATTCCGTCCGCCGCGCTGCGGGCGCGCTCGATTCTCCAGGAGGTCGAGTTCCTTTCACTGGGGACGAACGACCTTGCCCAGTACACGTTCGCCGCCGACCGGCAGGTCGGTGCGGTGTCGCGGCTCCAGGACCCGTGGCAGCCCGCGCTGCTCGACCTGGTCGCTGCCTCGGCCGAGGCAGCGAAGGCCGAGGGCAAGAGCTGTGGCGTCTGTGGGGAGGCTGCGGCTGATCCGCTGCTCGCCTGTGTGCTGACGGGCCTGGGTGTCACCTCTCTGTCGATGGGGGCGAAGGCCATTCCTTATGTCCGCGCGACGCTGGCGAAGCACACGCTCGCCCAGTGCGAGCGGGCCGCCGCGGCGGCTCGTGCCACGGACACGGCCGACGAGGCGCGGGCGGCCGCGCAGGCGGTGCTGTCCGGCGAGTGA
- a CDS encoding PTS sugar transporter subunit IIA, which translates to MTSVTSPLAGRAIGLAAVPDPVFSGAMVGPGTAIDPVREPSEAVAPVDGVIVSLHPHAFVVVDADGHGVLTHLGIDTVQLNGEGFELLVNKGDTVTRGQAIVRWNPAAVEEAGKSAVCPVVALEATADSLSGLVEGGDLKAGDALFSWQ; encoded by the coding sequence ATGACCAGCGTGACGTCCCCTCTTGCTGGACGCGCCATCGGACTCGCCGCAGTCCCCGACCCGGTGTTCTCCGGTGCGATGGTCGGACCCGGCACCGCCATCGATCCCGTGCGCGAGCCGTCGGAGGCTGTCGCCCCCGTTGACGGTGTCATCGTCTCCCTGCACCCGCACGCGTTCGTCGTCGTCGACGCCGACGGGCACGGAGTTCTGACGCACCTGGGCATCGACACCGTGCAGCTCAATGGTGAAGGCTTCGAGCTGCTCGTGAACAAGGGAGACACGGTGACGCGCGGTCAGGCGATTGTGCGATGGAACCCCGCGGCCGTCGAGGAGGCCGGCAAGTCGGCGGTGTGCCCCGTCGTGGCTCTCGAAGCCACGGCCGACTCCCTCTCCGGCCTCGTCGAGGGCGGAGATCTGAAGGCCGGGGACGCGCTCTTCAGCTGGCAGTGA